From the genome of Aeromonas hydrophila subsp. hydrophila ATCC 7966:
GCTGCATCAGAGGGGTCTTCACCCTGTCCGGCGCACTGAACACCTCACCCTTGGTGTTGACGAAGCGGTTGCCATTCCAGCGGGCCGCGACCGCCTGTTCGGTGAGGTAGACCTTGATCTTGTTGGGCCACTTCTTGCGTACCGAGACCTGGGCCACCCAAGGCAAGGCGTTCAACCGCGCCTGCAATTCGTTTACATCCAACTCGAAGAAGTTGCGCAACTCGGCGCCATCCAGCACGGCGCTGCGCAGTTCATCGGTTTGCAAATACTGGTGTTGCCCCTGCAGCAACAGCTCGCTCATGGGCAACCGATTGGCATCCGTCAGCCAATCTTTAACATCCAGCGCGGTCTGGTAGAGGCCCCACATGACCAGGA
Proteins encoded in this window:
- a CDS encoding cell division protein FtsQ/DivIB; its protein translation is MEARAQGRTKGGFIAGVGFFILVMWGLYQTALDVKDWLTDANRLPMSELLLQGQHQYLQTDELRSAVLDGAELRNFFELDVNELQARLNALPWVAQVSVRKKWPNKIKVYLTEQAVAARWNGNRFVNTKGEVFSAPDRVKTPLMQLSGPEDQAVKVLEASRQYEAQLAARGYKLLGVNLTPRHAWELTLDGNIQLFLGRSDIALRLQRFIDAFPVIEPRERVAYVDLRYDTGMAVGWKKNEEKVNDQNRR